From the genome of Syntrophales bacterium, one region includes:
- a CDS encoding glucose 1-dehydrogenase, with protein MGNKVISLSNKIAMVTGAGRGIGKSIALGFAEAGADVVLTSRTLSEIETTADEIKKIGRKALPIVCDVGKSTEVKNLARAAIDEFGQVDILVNNAGISPFVVPIEDLGENGWDKILNINLKGVFLCSQEIGRDMIKRHSGKIINMTSIGGVVGFPGQVAYCVSKAGIIMLTKMFAKEWGKYNINVNGIGPGMVETKLTEKYRDNQELVKNRIESTPLRRFAKPMDIVGGALFLASDLSDYMTGQTIFIDGGRLVA; from the coding sequence ATGGGTAATAAAGTTATTTCCTTATCAAATAAAATTGCTATGGTGACAGGGGCAGGAAGAGGGATCGGGAAAAGTATCGCTTTGGGATTTGCAGAAGCGGGGGCGGATGTGGTTTTGACAAGTCGCACGTTATCTGAAATTGAAACCACCGCTGATGAGATCAAGAAAATCGGAAGAAAGGCGCTTCCGATAGTATGTGACGTCGGTAAGTCAACAGAAGTAAAAAACCTTGCTCGGGCTGCGATAGACGAATTTGGTCAGGTTGATATACTGGTGAACAACGCGGGGATTAGCCCATTTGTAGTGCCGATTGAGGATTTGGGGGAAAATGGATGGGATAAAATCCTTAACATTAATTTGAAAGGCGTATTTTTGTGTTCACAAGAGATCGGTAGAGACATGATAAAGCGTCATTCTGGAAAGATAATTAACATGACATCTATCGGTGGAGTAGTAGGCTTTCCTGGCCAGGTTGCCTATTGCGTGAGCAAGGCTGGGATTATTATGCTGACAAAGATGTTTGCTAAGGAGTGGGGCAAGTATAACATAAACGTAAACGGGATTGGACCAGGTATGGTCGAAACAAAACTCACGGAGAAATACCGAGATAACCAGGAGCTGGTAAAGAATCGTATTGAGAGTACTCCGTTAAGACGCTTTGCAAAACCTATGGATATAGTAGGAGGGGCACTTTTCCTAGCCTCTGATCTTTCAGATTATATGACCGGGCAAACTATTTTTATTGATGGCGGAAGGCTGGTTGCATGA
- a CDS encoding acyl-CoA dehydrogenase has product MEFKYNVRDLRFILKEWLPMEEVMACDRFRDNYGLDDVDMYLNEGYKVARGVVSPINAEGDKIGAIFKDGVVTAPSGYREVYKFLQENGWGSTSECVEMEGGLPLTLYKAIFEMNTAACPAVMSYIKLTSGVANLLIEFGEEKDKALFLPKLLSGDWLGTMCITEPNAGSDVGDSTTKAFPTDDPAIWKIKGSKMFITGGDAGICENTIHMVLARPEGGAPGSAGLGLYIVPKFRVNEDQSLGEFNDVITIGIEHKMGLKAQATALLNFGENDDCCGIRMGPMPDEKGQSMGLAMMFKMMNESRIGTGHNSNAQAAAAYSFASWYATERIQGRPFGEAKAERVSIIKHEDIRRMLLDMKAVTEGVRAMTFKGFYYLDIAGNSADKEKAKDYAYLAAILTPLVKGYGSETSLGVIAEAMQVLGGVGYTTEYPIEQSMRDSKVLTIWEGTTFIHGTDLVCRKMRMEGGAPFTSWMSTIKNFIDAKGDIPGFAAEMGRLRKAYDCLGEIRALYDTWYENMDEKKQFIPLNAVRAMTVCGQLQVAQCLLEQAVIAAEKLADLPADHFDRSFYEGKVASARYYTNQILPATFMLTEMIKSEDRICLDCPEDALVVN; this is encoded by the coding sequence ATGGAATTCAAATATAATGTGAGGGATTTGCGGTTTATTCTGAAGGAATGGCTTCCCATGGAGGAAGTTATGGCCTGTGACCGTTTCAGGGACAACTACGGTCTGGACGATGTCGATATGTACCTGAACGAGGGGTACAAGGTGGCGCGCGGGGTGGTCAGTCCGATCAATGCCGAGGGGGACAAGATCGGCGCCATCTTTAAGGACGGCGTGGTAACGGCCCCCTCGGGGTACCGTGAGGTGTACAAGTTCCTCCAGGAAAACGGCTGGGGGTCCACCAGCGAGTGCGTCGAGATGGAAGGCGGGCTGCCTTTGACCCTCTACAAGGCCATCTTCGAGATGAATACGGCGGCCTGCCCCGCCGTCATGTCGTATATCAAGCTGACGAGCGGCGTGGCGAACCTCCTCATCGAGTTTGGTGAAGAAAAAGACAAGGCCCTGTTTCTGCCCAAGCTCCTCAGCGGCGACTGGCTGGGGACCATGTGTATTACCGAACCGAATGCTGGTTCCGACGTGGGGGATTCCACGACGAAGGCCTTTCCGACGGATGATCCCGCGATTTGGAAGATCAAGGGCTCTAAGATGTTCATCACCGGCGGGGACGCGGGCATCTGCGAAAACACGATTCATATGGTACTGGCGCGGCCCGAGGGGGGAGCTCCGGGATCGGCGGGCCTCGGCCTGTACATTGTTCCCAAGTTCCGGGTGAATGAGGATCAGTCACTGGGCGAGTTCAACGATGTGATAACGATCGGGATCGAGCACAAGATGGGACTGAAAGCCCAGGCGACGGCGCTCCTCAATTTCGGCGAGAACGACGATTGCTGCGGTATCAGGATGGGCCCCATGCCCGACGAGAAGGGACAGTCCATGGGGCTGGCCATGATGTTCAAAATGATGAACGAATCCCGGATCGGCACCGGGCACAATTCCAACGCGCAGGCCGCGGCGGCCTACTCTTTCGCCTCCTGGTACGCCACGGAACGTATACAGGGCCGGCCTTTCGGCGAGGCTAAGGCCGAACGGGTCTCCATCATCAAACATGAGGACATCAGGCGGATGCTCCTGGATATGAAGGCCGTCACCGAGGGCGTCAGGGCCATGACCTTCAAGGGCTTCTACTATCTCGATATAGCCGGAAACTCGGCTGACAAGGAAAAGGCCAAAGACTACGCCTATCTGGCAGCGATTCTGACCCCGCTGGTCAAGGGCTACGGAAGCGAGACGAGCCTCGGCGTGATAGCTGAGGCGATGCAGGTGCTGGGCGGCGTCGGATACACCACCGAATATCCCATCGAACAATCGATGCGCGATTCGAAGGTCCTGACTATATGGGAAGGGACCACCTTCATCCACGGGACAGACCTAGTGTGTCGGAAGATGAGGATGGAGGGAGGCGCCCCCTTTACCAGTTGGATGTCCACCATCAAGAACTTTATCGATGCCAAGGGGGACATACCCGGTTTCGCCGCAGAGATGGGAAGGCTTCGGAAGGCCTATGACTGTCTCGGGGAGATACGTGCCCTCTACGATACGTGGTATGAGAACATGGATGAAAAGAAACAGTTCATTCCCCTCAACGCGGTCCGGGCTATGACGGTGTGCGGGCAGCTTCAGGTGGCCCAATGCCTGCTTGAACAGGCCGTGATCGCCGCAGAAAAGCTTGCAGACCTCCCCGCGGACCATTTCGACCGGTCTTTCTACGAAGGAAAGGTGGCTAGCGCCAGGTACTATACTAATCAGATACTGCCCGCTACATTTATGCTTACGGAGATGATCAAGAGCGAGGACCGGATCTGCCTGGACTGTCCGGAGGACGCCCTCGTTGTCAACTAG
- a CDS encoding SDR family oxidoreductase, with the protein MAKNGADIVLTGRSEKSATEAMEEIGRLGRNVIFEKADLNEYQDMKKAVDDALAKLGKIDILVSSGGVVGSGLKSEFFTKTDPTDYLAWTKRWASRLYSVKAVVDHMVERQQGRIVLISTDAGRVPTPAEVMAGSMGAAVVMATKILAQELARYKIRVNAICITAMEGTPSYNYAAQQSESLAAIFKKALAKQPFRVTPEHVANAALFLCSDESNAITGQILSVNGGLSFSG; encoded by the coding sequence ATGGCAAAAAATGGGGCTGATATCGTATTAACCGGGAGATCGGAAAAATCAGCCACAGAGGCAATGGAAGAGATCGGACGATTAGGCCGCAATGTTATTTTTGAAAAGGCTGATTTGAATGAATACCAGGATATGAAGAAAGCGGTGGATGATGCTTTAGCAAAGCTTGGTAAAATTGATATTTTGGTCTCCAGCGGTGGAGTCGTTGGGAGCGGCCTAAAATCTGAATTTTTCACAAAGACAGACCCAACTGACTATTTAGCATGGACCAAGAGATGGGCATCAAGGTTATATAGCGTGAAGGCCGTTGTGGATCATATGGTAGAAAGGCAGCAGGGTAGAATTGTCCTCATCAGTACCGATGCGGGGAGAGTGCCTACTCCGGCAGAGGTTATGGCCGGGAGTATGGGGGCTGCTGTAGTTATGGCAACCAAGATTCTTGCCCAAGAATTAGCCCGATACAAGATACGGGTTAATGCCATCTGTATAACAGCCATGGAGGGCACTCCAAGTTACAATTATGCGGCTCAGCAGTCAGAATCCTTGGCCGCAATATTTAAGAAAGCTTTAGCAAAGCAACCATTCCGAGTCACTCCTGAGCATGTGGCAAATGCTGCTTTGTTCTTATGCTCAGATGAATCCAATGCCATTACTGGACAGATTCTGAGTGTGAATGGCGGGCTATCTTTCTCTGGTTAA
- a CDS encoding enoyl-CoA hydratase-related protein — translation MSEQVVGYVIENEIAVITINNPPMNSLIVPVREQLSAIMRELAEKLDEIKVVILTGTGKAFVAGADIKSFPELTQEKAKARLQATRPLYQQMEDFVRPVICAVNGYCLGGGLELAMSCDIRIASSNAQFGQPEINLGIIPGGGGTQRLPRLVGAGIAKELIYTGKFISAERAAVIGLVNAVVEPEKLIDEAKEMAALIGSKPVLAVRAAKEVINHGLNMTLHEGLDLEVLHWSYLCGTEDQKEGAVAFLEKRKPKFIGR, via the coding sequence ATGAGCGAACAGGTTGTGGGCTATGTCATCGAAAATGAGATTGCCGTCATAACGATCAACAATCCCCCCATGAATTCCCTGATCGTTCCGGTCAGGGAACAGCTTTCGGCAATCATGAGGGAACTTGCCGAAAAGCTGGATGAGATCAAGGTTGTTATCCTGACGGGTACGGGGAAGGCCTTCGTCGCCGGCGCCGATATCAAGTCCTTTCCGGAACTAACACAGGAAAAGGCAAAGGCCCGGTTGCAGGCAACACGCCCACTCTACCAGCAGATGGAAGATTTTGTGCGGCCCGTAATCTGCGCCGTCAACGGATATTGCCTGGGGGGTGGACTGGAGCTTGCCATGAGCTGTGATATCCGAATCGCTTCGTCGAATGCCCAGTTCGGACAGCCGGAGATCAATCTCGGCATCATCCCAGGGGGTGGAGGAACCCAGCGTCTCCCCCGGCTCGTGGGGGCCGGTATCGCCAAGGAACTGATCTATACGGGAAAGTTCATCAGCGCGGAGCGGGCCGCGGTCATCGGTCTCGTTAACGCCGTGGTGGAACCGGAGAAGCTGATAGATGAAGCGAAAGAGATGGCGGCGCTCATTGGGAGCAAACCCGTCCTTGCTGTGAGGGCTGCCAAGGAGGTGATCAATCACGGACTCAACATGACCCTCCACGAAGGGCTCGATCTTGAGGTCTTGCATTGGAGTTACCTCTGCGGGACCGAAGACCAAAAGGAGGGTGCTGTGGCCTTTCTTGAAAAACGCAAACCGAAATTCATCGGAAGATAG
- a CDS encoding DUF4338 domain-containing protein, giving the protein MRALSLQEYCQTCPRPKIDETQYIEVGLVNWIPHLILYVNKVLDHKSSGSRDLKYLAYLDDRFVACLGWGSASWKVACRDRFIGWDTSGRKKNLSKVVNNVRFLILPWVQVEHLVSKILVANIKRIATDWHSLCDRFRDKYSLDDVDMYLNEGYKIAREIVNPINAEGDKIGAAFKDGVVVSPPGYREAYKYLQENGWGSSSECADLEGSMPLTLYKAIFEMNSAACPALMSYIKLTSGAANLLIKFAGEKDKKLFLPKLLSGDWQGTMCITEPNAGSDVGDSITRAIPTDDPMIYKIQGTKMFITGGDAGICENTIHMVLARPEGGAPGSAGLGLYIVPKFRINEDRSLCKFNDVVTVGIEHKMGLRAQATALLNFGENDDCYGIRVGAAPDEKGRSKGLAMMFNMMNESRIGTGHNSNCQAAAAYSFASRYATERIQGRLFGDAEGERVPIIRHEDIRRMLLDMKAITEGVRAMIFKGFYYLDIAEHSADRQKGGKYADMAAILTPLIKGYGSEATLGVIAEAMQVMGGVGYTSEYPIEQYLRDSKILTIWEGTTFIHGNDLVGRKMRMNGGASFSDWMSDINDFADSHAGDSRFAQEMKMLKKGCECLGGIKGSYDLWYGNMGEKKQFIPLNAVKALMVCAQVQAAECLLEQALIAAGRLDELPEGHFDRSFYEGKIASARYYARQVLPAVFTLYDSIKSEGRTCLDCPEEALVVG; this is encoded by the coding sequence ATGCGGGCACTTTCCTTACAAGAATATTGTCAAACATGTCCGAGGCCCAAAATCGATGAAACACAATATATAGAGGTTGGCTTAGTCAATTGGATACCCCATTTAATCCTATATGTTAACAAAGTTCTTGACCATAAATCATCCGGAAGTCGGGATTTAAAGTATCTTGCCTATCTGGATGATCGTTTTGTTGCCTGTCTTGGATGGGGCTCCGCTTCATGGAAGGTGGCCTGTCGGGACAGATTCATTGGCTGGGACACATCCGGGAGGAAGAAGAACCTCTCCAAGGTGGTCAACAACGTCCGCTTCCTGATTTTGCCGTGGGTTCAGGTGGAACATCTGGTTTCCAAGATTTTGGTGGCCAACATCAAAAGGATAGCCACTGATTGGCATTCTCTCTGCGACCGTTTCCGGGACAAATATTCCCTTGACGATGTCGATATGTACCTGAATGAAGGGTATAAAATAGCCAGGGAGATTGTGAACCCGATAAATGCCGAGGGCGATAAAATTGGGGCAGCGTTCAAGGACGGAGTGGTCGTTTCCCCGCCCGGCTACCGCGAGGCTTACAAATATTTGCAGGAAAACGGCTGGGGATCGAGCAGTGAATGCGCTGATCTGGAAGGCAGCATGCCGCTTACGCTTTACAAGGCGATCTTCGAAATGAATTCAGCGGCATGTCCGGCGCTTATGTCTTATATCAAACTGACCAGCGGCGCCGCCAATCTGCTTATCAAGTTTGCCGGGGAAAAGGATAAAAAGCTGTTTCTGCCCAAATTGCTGAGCGGCGATTGGCAGGGCACGATGTGCATTACCGAGCCGAACGCCGGGTCGGATGTGGGCGATTCGATAACAAGGGCAATTCCAACCGACGATCCGATGATTTACAAAATTCAGGGAACGAAGATGTTCATCACCGGCGGCGATGCCGGGATATGCGAAAACACTATCCACATGGTTTTAGCGCGGCCGGAAGGAGGAGCCCCGGGGTCGGCGGGGCTGGGATTGTACATCGTGCCGAAATTCCGAATTAACGAAGATCGGTCGCTTTGCAAATTCAACGATGTCGTCACCGTCGGGATCGAGCACAAGATGGGATTGAGGGCCCAGGCAACGGCGCTGCTGAATTTCGGCGAGAATGACGACTGCTATGGGATAAGGGTTGGCGCCGCTCCCGATGAAAAGGGCCGTTCGAAGGGATTGGCGATGATGTTCAATATGATGAACGAATCGCGCATCGGCACGGGGCATAATTCCAACTGCCAGGCGGCTGCTGCATATTCATTTGCCTCCCGGTATGCTACGGAGAGAATTCAGGGGCGGCTTTTCGGCGATGCAGAGGGGGAGCGGGTTCCAATAATCCGGCATGAGGATATCCGCCGGATGCTGCTCGATATGAAGGCAATTACCGAGGGAGTTCGGGCGATGATTTTCAAGGGTTTTTACTATCTTGATATTGCCGAACATTCGGCGGACCGGCAGAAGGGCGGCAAATATGCGGATATGGCGGCAATTTTGACGCCGTTGATCAAGGGCTACGGCAGCGAGGCAACCCTCGGAGTCATTGCGGAGGCGATGCAGGTTATGGGAGGGGTTGGCTATACCAGCGAATATCCGATCGAACAGTACCTGCGTGATTCGAAAATCCTGACGATCTGGGAGGGAACGACCTTTATCCACGGCAATGATCTTGTCGGACGAAAAATGAGGATGAACGGAGGCGCTTCTTTCTCCGACTGGATGTCCGATATCAATGATTTCGCAGATTCCCATGCGGGAGATTCCCGCTTTGCCCAAGAGATGAAAATGCTTAAAAAGGGATGCGAATGCCTTGGGGGTATAAAGGGCAGCTACGATCTCTGGTATGGGAACATGGGTGAAAAGAAACAATTTATTCCCCTGAACGCGGTGAAAGCGCTTATGGTATGCGCGCAGGTGCAGGCAGCCGAGTGTCTGCTTGAGCAGGCACTCATAGCTGCCGGCCGGCTCGACGAATTGCCGGAAGGTCATTTCGACCGTTCTTTTTATGAGGGGAAAATAGCCAGCGCCAGGTACTATGCCAGGCAGGTATTGCCGGCAGTTTTCACCCTTTACGACAGCATAAAAAGCGAGGGCCGGACGTGCCTGGATTGTCCGGAGGAGGCGCTGGTTGTCGGATAA
- a CDS encoding citryl-CoA lyase gives MEQLETKVGNVGEGKILVRGYPLQDLIGSLSYAGVLFLVLKGDLPTENEEKMMNAVLTAITDHFFVNAAVPAARFVATGNPNFPTGAIAAGILSLGSVTGSPQGSGEFVEESYRHMKEKDLSIGDAAAEIASSCKENKVRIPGFGHRSHPEGDPRAMRLRKLAEEYGVVGEKIRLYEAINKETVALSAGKLLPINVDGMMGCILAELGINPLCMGGIGAISFMPGIIAHTVEEIEAPERSSIRRFFNQYIDAKYTGPAEREVPKERLK, from the coding sequence ATGGAGCAACTTGAAACGAAAGTCGGAAATGTTGGAGAAGGGAAAATATTAGTTCGCGGATACCCCTTACAGGATTTGATAGGCAGCCTGTCCTATGCAGGTGTATTATTTTTGGTCTTAAAAGGAGACTTGCCTACTGAAAATGAAGAAAAGATGATGAACGCAGTGCTAACAGCTATAACGGATCACTTCTTTGTAAACGCCGCTGTGCCTGCCGCACGTTTTGTTGCAACAGGGAATCCTAATTTTCCTACTGGGGCTATTGCTGCAGGAATTTTAAGTCTTGGTTCTGTAACAGGATCTCCTCAGGGCTCTGGCGAGTTTGTGGAAGAATCTTATCGGCATATGAAGGAAAAGGATTTGAGCATTGGAGATGCGGCCGCTGAAATAGCCAGTTCCTGCAAAGAGAATAAGGTTAGGATTCCGGGATTTGGCCATCGTTCACACCCTGAGGGCGATCCTCGTGCCATGAGGCTTCGCAAACTTGCTGAGGAATATGGAGTTGTGGGTGAGAAGATTCGATTATATGAGGCGATTAATAAGGAAACGGTAGCGCTATCTGCAGGCAAATTGCTGCCAATTAATGTTGACGGAATGATGGGGTGCATACTTGCTGAGCTAGGTATTAATCCTCTTTGTATGGGCGGTATTGGTGCGATATCGTTTATGCCGGGGATAATTGCTCATACTGTTGAAGAAATAGAGGCCCCTGAACGCAGTAGTATTAGGAGATTTTTTAATCAGTATATTGATGCAAAATATACAGGTCCCGCTGAACGTGAGGTACCTAAAGAACGATTGAAATGA
- a CDS encoding thiolase family protein, giving the protein MKEIFLVDGVRTAVARAGKQSWFTNIRADDLAAKVINELIRRSGLEGKKDQIDDVILGGTALINDMSSNIGRYATIMAGLPYSVPGCTVDRFCSSGLQTIANAVAAINMGWMDLIIAGGVQHMTHIPMGTGSSPNPRLGEFCDPRMVSMGYTAEMVARDFNITREKQDRMAVESHAKAHKATIEGLFKEEILPIEADVPTKDGGTARMVVERDQGIRSETTLETLAALPTVFIDDEKATVTAGNSSQVNDAAACVLVASREKCDELGLKPKLRLVDFAVVGVDPKYMGIGPSVAIPKVLEHAGMTMDQIGLWEINEAFASQAVYCTEKLGIRDHELLNPRGSGISLGHPLGCTGTRIAVTLMHEMSYYGVRYAVESMCIGHGQGAAAIWEWIG; this is encoded by the coding sequence ATGAAGGAGATTTTTCTTGTTGATGGTGTCAGAACCGCCGTAGCGCGGGCGGGAAAACAATCCTGGTTCACCAATATCCGGGCCGATGACCTTGCGGCTAAGGTTATCAACGAATTGATTAGGAGGTCCGGGCTGGAAGGCAAGAAGGATCAGATCGATGATGTGATCCTGGGCGGAACTGCCCTTATAAATGACATGAGTTCCAACATTGGTCGCTATGCGACCATCATGGCAGGCCTTCCTTACAGTGTCCCGGGGTGTACGGTGGACCGTTTTTGTTCTTCGGGGCTTCAGACGATTGCAAACGCCGTTGCGGCCATCAATATGGGATGGATGGATCTGATTATCGCAGGCGGCGTGCAGCACATGACCCACATCCCCATGGGAACGGGGTCGTCCCCCAATCCCCGGCTCGGGGAATTCTGCGACCCCCGCATGGTGTCTATGGGCTACACGGCGGAAATGGTGGCCCGGGACTTCAATATTACCAGGGAGAAGCAGGATCGGATGGCCGTGGAAAGCCATGCCAAGGCCCACAAGGCAACGATCGAGGGACTCTTCAAGGAAGAGATCCTTCCCATCGAAGCGGATGTCCCCACAAAGGACGGCGGCACGGCGCGGATGGTTGTCGAGCGGGATCAGGGTATCAGGTCGGAGACGACTCTGGAGACCCTCGCAGCCCTCCCCACGGTATTCATCGATGACGAGAAGGCGACCGTGACGGCCGGAAATTCCAGTCAGGTCAATGATGCCGCCGCCTGTGTCCTGGTAGCCAGCAGGGAAAAGTGTGATGAGCTGGGGCTGAAACCGAAGTTGAGGCTCGTCGATTTTGCCGTTGTCGGTGTTGATCCCAAGTATATGGGGATCGGCCCCTCCGTCGCAATCCCGAAGGTCTTGGAACATGCCGGGATGACGATGGACCAGATCGGTCTTTGGGAGATAAACGAGGCCTTTGCTTCTCAGGCCGTCTACTGCACGGAGAAACTCGGAATCCGCGACCACGAGCTGCTCAATCCGCGGGGAAGCGGCATTTCACTGGGGCATCCCCTGGGATGCACGGGGACCAGAATCGCCGTCACCCTCATGCACGAGATGTCCTACTATGGAGTCCGGTACGCCGTTGAGAGTATGTGTATCGGCCACGGCCAAGGGGCCGCGGCGATCTGGGAGTGGATTGGATAG
- a CDS encoding 3-hydroxyacyl-CoA dehydrogenase family protein: protein MEIRKIMVVGSGFMGSGVAQVAVEAGYDVVLNDTTKELAERGVQTVSNNLNRQVKKGKISEEDKAALLTRISVSTNLEDAAGVDFVVEAAFEDFGVKKGIFEKLDAVCRPMVILATNTSSIPITKLAAVTQRPDRFIGMHFFSPVPVMRLVEVIPALKTSEHSIKTTEEIAAKMKKETVRVKDVPGFLVNRVNAAFRAECYKCLLEGVASLEDIDKAIKLGLNHPMGPFELGDFVGVEIGYNVFKTLYEGYKDPKFAPSLILEKLVISGDFGRKTGKGWYDYTSGEKKPRTDIEF from the coding sequence ATGGAAATACGAAAAATCATGGTTGTCGGTTCGGGCTTTATGGGCTCCGGGGTCGCGCAGGTTGCCGTAGAGGCCGGATATGATGTTGTCCTGAACGATACCACGAAGGAACTGGCCGAGCGGGGGGTGCAGACCGTCTCGAACAATCTGAACCGCCAGGTCAAGAAGGGGAAGATCAGCGAGGAAGACAAGGCTGCCCTTCTGACCAGGATATCCGTCAGCACGAACCTGGAAGATGCAGCCGGCGTTGATTTTGTAGTGGAGGCCGCCTTTGAGGATTTCGGGGTCAAGAAGGGCATCTTTGAGAAGCTTGACGCCGTCTGCCGTCCCATGGTGATCCTTGCGACCAACACCTCGTCCATCCCAATCACAAAACTTGCTGCGGTGACACAACGCCCAGATCGGTTTATCGGCATGCATTTTTTCAGCCCCGTTCCGGTCATGCGTTTGGTTGAAGTCATCCCCGCTTTGAAGACCTCCGAGCACTCGATCAAGACGACCGAGGAGATCGCGGCGAAAATGAAAAAAGAAACGGTCCGCGTGAAGGATGTACCAGGCTTCCTGGTCAATCGTGTCAATGCAGCCTTCAGGGCAGAATGCTATAAATGCCTACTGGAAGGGGTTGCCAGTCTTGAAGACATCGACAAGGCGATCAAACTCGGCCTCAATCATCCCATGGGGCCCTTTGAGTTGGGCGATTTTGTTGGTGTCGAGATCGGATATAATGTATTTAAGACCCTCTACGAGGGGTATAAAGATCCGAAATTCGCCCCCTCTCTGATCCTGGAAAAGCTCGTCATCAGCGGAGATTTCGGAAGGAAGACGGGAAAGGGATGGTATGACTATACCTCGGGAGAGAAGAAACCCCGTACGGACATCGAATTTTAA
- a CDS encoding aromatic ring hydroxylase, which translates to MRTKEEYIEGLNKMKRNLFIGGEKIGRDDERFIPSFNVMGKTFELAQMAEYEGLMTATSHLTGEKINRFCHIHQNKEDLHKKQDMTRFICQVVGGCTQRCMGVDASNAIYTVSYEADKQNKGATQYHENFKKWLERFQREDLVGCCAQTDVKGDRMLRPHEQPDPDSYVHVVERKKDGIVVRGAKLHISESATADEILVLPTRALLKEDKDYAVSFAIPGDWDGLKQLVTIHNFRDRKHFPKGFNAGSNDSYLIFDNVFVPWERVFLCGEYQHGGIMALLFALFHRHSYSGCKPALGDLLLGACALAADANGISKAKHVHEKLAEIIKISELGYAAGFTASELGKPEVFIPGKGFVPYGPGNYIPHSIYCNVGRCLTGEAVFHEMEMLADISGGIPATFPHEEEFVNPETAKLAKKYTTRSGNMSPENQAQLWRHIGDLACSAKGGISCFGALHGGGSPRMETIAITSQYDIEPRKEIVRKVAGMTND; encoded by the coding sequence ATGAGAACAAAAGAAGAATACATTGAAGGACTGAACAAGATGAAGAGAAACCTCTTCATCGGCGGTGAAAAGATCGGGCGTGACGATGAGCGGTTCATCCCGAGTTTCAATGTCATGGGGAAGACCTTTGAACTGGCCCAAATGGCTGAATACGAGGGTCTCATGACGGCCACCTCGCACCTGACCGGCGAAAAGATCAACCGGTTCTGCCACATTCACCAGAACAAGGAGGATCTTCACAAAAAGCAGGATATGACAAGGTTCATATGCCAGGTTGTGGGCGGCTGCACGCAGCGTTGCATGGGGGTCGATGCGTCGAATGCCATCTATACCGTCTCCTATGAGGCAGACAAACAGAACAAAGGCGCTACCCAATACCATGAGAATTTTAAGAAGTGGCTTGAACGGTTTCAGAGGGAAGATCTGGTCGGATGCTGTGCTCAGACCGACGTCAAGGGTGATCGAATGCTGCGACCGCACGAGCAACCCGATCCCGACTCGTATGTCCACGTGGTGGAAAGGAAAAAGGATGGTATCGTCGTCCGGGGCGCCAAGCTTCATATCTCGGAATCGGCGACTGCCGATGAAATCTTGGTTTTACCGACGCGCGCGCTGCTGAAGGAGGACAAGGATTACGCCGTCTCCTTCGCCATCCCCGGCGATTGGGACGGATTGAAACAGTTGGTGACGATCCACAACTTTCGCGACAGAAAGCACTTCCCCAAGGGATTCAATGCGGGGAGCAACGACTCCTATCTGATCTTCGACAATGTTTTCGTCCCTTGGGAGCGGGTTTTTCTCTGCGGCGAATACCAGCATGGCGGAATCATGGCTCTTCTCTTTGCGCTGTTTCATCGTCACAGTTATTCCGGCTGCAAGCCGGCCCTTGGAGACCTGCTGTTGGGGGCCTGTGCGCTGGCCGCCGATGCCAACGGCATCAGCAAGGCCAAGCATGTGCATGAGAAACTGGCGGAGATTATAAAGATTAGTGAACTGGGTTACGCTGCCGGTTTTACGGCTTCCGAACTGGGAAAGCCGGAAGTTTTCATACCGGGGAAGGGTTTTGTCCCCTATGGTCCGGGCAATTATATTCCCCATTCCATTTATTGCAATGTGGGCCGGTGTCTCACCGGCGAGGCGGTCTTCCACGAGATGGAAATGTTGGCCGACATTTCCGGCGGAATTCCGGCCACCTTTCCTCATGAAGAAGAATTCGTCAACCCTGAAACGGCGAAATTGGCCAAAAAATACACCACCAGAAGCGGCAACATGTCGCCGGAGAATCAGGCACAACTCTGGCGCCATATAGGCGATTTGGCCTGCTCCGCCAAGGGAGGAATCTCCTGCTTTGGCGCGCTCCATGGCGGTGGATCTCCTAGAATGGAAACTATTGCCATTACGAGCCAGTACGATATCGAACCCCGCAAGGAGATCGTGAGAAAAGTGGCGGGTATGACAAATGATTGA